A genomic segment from Torulaspora globosa chromosome 3, complete sequence encodes:
- the SRB6 gene encoding Srb6p (ancestral locus Anc_7.174): MSNQALYEKLDQTCEVLSTKLIEIVKLSSIDGADGEDPEANLSETSVATTGVMLVNNQTMQLIKRVQDLLVLTRSIREKWLLNQIPEHVDRDSESTDAEELSNLLEQCMQEITGDVEVNLK; encoded by the coding sequence ATGAGCAATCAGGCGCTGTATGAGAAGCTTGATCAGACGTGTGAAGTGCTGTCAACCAAATTGATCGAAATCGTGAAGCTTTCGTCGATCGATGGAGCAGATGGTGAGGACCCGGAAGCGAATCTGTCCGAGACTTCGGTGGCGACAACGGGTGTGATGTTGGTCAACAATCAAACTATGCAACTTATCAAGAGGGTGCAGGACTTGCTGGTGCTCACAAGAAGTATCCGGGAGAAGTGGTTGCTGAACCAGATTCCGGAGCACGTAGACCGCGACAGTGAGAGCACAGACGCGGAAGAGCTGTCGAATCTGCTTGAGCAATGCATGCAGGAGATCACCGGTGATGTGGAAGTGAATTTGAAGTGA